From a single Oreochromis niloticus isolate F11D_XX linkage group LG3, O_niloticus_UMD_NMBU, whole genome shotgun sequence genomic region:
- the LOC102076140 gene encoding uncharacterized protein LOC102076140 isoform X2, with the protein MHRGGKVEKKKGVTVQKEADAEEEIGASEMVESTEVEEREPSLSDLMSILQAHMGQQEAREARQEEVTARQEQKFKALQHQFQLLQLEVQSRTSPVPELPLPTTESSESRELPNISCSPHAQAESSQSLSGSDFVHLKSGLMRTLRNCMLDLKICTENGFNQKVWIREHNPSSAAKAAELAEVFVAARKKGQPWTCNANKMPKEGPKSAQMYHQRPVSADKTPVGENQFAGRPLKNSKKIFCYLCGLEGHTKPMCPKTSAKMVQMCFMPRLHAEHGLQCDQTVKMIQIEANGTTLRALLDSGSSHTLIHRDFVPPNIVRVSDTIPICCVHGDEKMYSTADMYIKVNGQTYLLNVGVVDNLPYSAILGRDFPVLFDLLESDQNHQCNVAVTRAQAQKSNETSEVFSALPFFNEEWEAAPGKPRKSRRQRRQEKFQHTIVHPEMHTDPDLPLGFQIPGNIIELQKTDPSLASCFQRAVDKDQVEEVGINKSDYVLQNGILYHQVGSLLKLVVPQEVREMVLNLGHSIPWAGHLGKHKTTARIKQHFFWPGLHRDVAYFCKSCPQCQMTSSKVPSKAPLQPLPIIGTPFERLGMDIVGPVEKSKSGNRYMLVITDYATKYPEVFPLKSIKAKSVAFCLVQLFARVGFPQEILTDQGSNFMSNLLKQVYKLLGIRSLRTTPYHPQTDGLTERFNQTLKQMLRKVVDENGADWDQWLPYLLFAYREVPQASTGFSPFELLYGYEVQGPLALLRNIWEGGKEKTDSVNIVSYVVQMRERLQKMSELAQSNMTKIQQKQKFWYDRAARQRSFSPGQKVLVLLPTDNNKLLAKWQGPFEVQKKLGSTTYQVFIPGKPRSGRVLHINLLKEWAQRPEKTAEVMLIRGVPEEEEVGEQYLPSADVVNFDLSHLPDDKQLQVRAACNPEVFKVNPGRTDIVEHDIVIKEGVSVKRLSYRIPERLLTSLKKEIDLMLSLGIIEPSKSEWCNPVVLVPKKDESMRFCIDFRYLNSISLFDSYPTPRIDDLLERLGKAKYLTTLDLCKGYWQVPLTERSKKLTAFRTPWGLFQFTVMPFGLHGAPATFQRLMDQVLCGLSDFASAYLDDIVIYSTTWEEHLEHLHAVFDRLGAAGLTVNPSKCVFASAETAYLGHVIGNGVIKPQVSKIQAIESCPLPQTRKQLRSFLGMAGFYRRFIPQFSTRAAPLTDLIGIKCPNQINWTEEAIVAFKDISQSLSSEPVLYSPDFNEPFFLQTDASHRGLGAVLLQGLEGERHPVAYISRKLFPREVRYSTVEKEALAIKWALDSFRYYLLGREFTLETDHSALQWMEKMKDKNGRITRWYLALQPFRFVIKHIPGKNNVTADFLSRCTSESPEEGGCVMASATQGYLGLGGGCFLSGQKAWLRTLGTKCLLSRTNHGLTRNRGVLGLVRLFCA; encoded by the exons atgcaTCGGGGAGGAAAAgtggaaaagaagaaaggagTAACTGTTCAGAAGGAAGCTGATGCTGAGGAGGAAATTGGAGCCTCTGAAATGGTGGAGAGCACTGAGGTTGAAGAAAGGGAGCCATCTCTGTCGGATCTGATGTCAATATTGCAAGCTCATATGGGTCAACAGGAGGCTCGGGAAGCAAGGCAGGAAGAGGTAACTGCACGACAAGAACAAAAATTCAAAGCATTGCAACATCAGTTCCAGCTTTTACAGTTAGAGGTGCAGTCCCGGACATCACCAGTACCTGAGCTACCATTACCTACCACAGAGTCATCAGAGTCAAGGGAGCTACCTAACATTTCTTGTTCTCCTCATGCTCAAGCTGAATCCAGTCAGTCATTATCAG GCAGCGATTTCGTTCACTTGAAGTCAGGCCTGATGAGAACCCTAAGGAATTGTATGCTCGACTTAAAGATCTGTACGGAAAATGGATTCAACCAAAAG GTTTGGATTCGAGAGCACAATCCGTCTTCTGCAGCGAAGGCAGCTGAGCTGGCAGAAGTGTTTGTAGCTGCCAGGAAGAAAGGACAACCTTGGACCTGTAATGCAAATAAAATGCCAAAGGAAGGCCCCAAATCAGCCCAGATGTATCATCAGAGGCCAGTGTCAGCTGATAAAACTCCTGTGGGTGAGAACCAGTTTGCTGGCCGACCATTAAAAAATtcaaaaaagattttttgttaCCTCTGTGGGTTAGAGGGCCACACAAAGCCAATGTGCCCAAAAACTTCAGCTAAGATGGTTCAAATGTGTTTCATGCCACGTCTACATGCTGAACATGGGCTCCAGTGTGACCAGACTGTTAAAATGATACAAATTGAAGCTAATGGAACAACTTTAAGAGCTTTACTTGATTCTGGCAGTTCTCATACACTGATACACAGAGATTTTGTGCCCCCCAATATTGTCCGTGTTAGTGATACCATCCCCATTTGTTGTGTGCATGGAGATGAGAAGATGTACTCAACAGCTGACATGTACATTAAGGTGAATGGACAGACTTACCTTTTAAATGTTGGGGTGGTTGATAACCTGCCTTATTCAGCTATTCTGGGACGAGATTTTCCAGTGCTTTTTGATTTATTGGAGTCAGACCAGAATCATCAATGCAATGTGGCTGTTACTAGAGCCCAAGCtcaaaaatcaaatgaaaccTCAGAAGTTTTCAGTGCCTTGCCATTTTTTAATGAGGAATGGGAAGCCGCACCTGGGAAACCTCGGAAAAGTCGCAGACAGAGGAGACAGGAGAAGTTCCAGCATACTATAGTACACCCAGAAATGCATACTGACCCAGACTTGCCTTTGGGATTTCAAATTCCTGGCAATATAATAGAATTGCAAAAAACTGATCCTAGTTTAGCTTCCTGTTTTCAGCGAGCGGTAGACAAGGACCAAGTGGAGGAGGTAGGCATTAACAAAAGTGACTATGTCTTGCAAAATGGCATACTTTACCATCAGGTGGGCTCACTTCTGAAGCTAGTGGTTCCCCAAGAAGTTAGAGAAATGGTGCTTAATTTGGGACACTCTATTCCCTGGGCTGGCCACCTGGGTAAGCACAAAACCACAGCTCGcattaaacaacattttttctgGCCTGGCCTCCATAGAGATGTAGCCTACTTCTGTAAGAGCTGTCCTCAGTGCCAAATGACCTCCTCCAAAGTTCCTTCCAAAGCTCCACTCCAACCACTGCCTATTATTGGTACCCCATTTGAGCGCCTCGGAATGGATATTGTTGGACCCGTTGAGAAGAGTAAGTCAGGGAATCGCTATATGCTTGTAATCACTGATTATGCAACTAAATATCCAGAGGTCTTCCCACTGAAATCCATCAAGGCAAAATCAGTAGCCTTCTGCCTTGTACAGCTCTTCGCAAGAGTAGGGTTCCCACAGGAAATACTGACTGATCAGGGGAGTAACTTCATGTCCAACTTATTAAAACAGGTGTACAAGCTGCTGGGCATTAGAAGCCTGAGGACCACCCCATACCATCCTCAGACTGATGGGCTAACAGAACGGTTCAATCAGACTCTGAAGCAGATGCTCCGAAAGGTGGTGGATGAGAATGGTGCTGATTGGGATCAGTGGCTTCCTTATCTTCTCTTTGCCTACAGGGAAGTGCCACAAGCCTCCACTGGTTTCTCTCCGTTCGAACTTTTGTATGGGTATGAGGTACAAGGACCTCTAGCCCTGTTAAGAAACATCTGGGAGGGAGGCAAGGAAAAGACAGACTCTGTTAACATTGTTTCCTATGTTGTACAGATGAGGGAGCGACTGCAGAAAATGAGTGAGCTTGCTCAGTCAAATATGACCAAAATCCAGCAGAAGCAGAAGTTTTGGTATGACCGAGCAGCTCGTCAGAGGTCTTTTAGTCCTGGACAAAAGGTGTTGGTGCTCCTTCCCACTGACAACAACAAGCTATTGGCTAAGTGGCAAGGGCCCTTTGAGGTTCAGAAGAAATTGGGGTCCACTACTTACCAAGTGTTCATCCCTGGGAAGCCACGCTCCGGTAGGGTTCTGCACATAAATCTTTTGAAGGAATGGGCGCAGCGCCCTGAAAAGACAGCAGAAGTGATGCTCATAAGGGGTGTGCCAGAGGAAGAAGAGGTTGGTGAGCAATACTTGCCTTCTGCTGATGTGGTAAATTTCGACCTTAGTCATCTGCCAGATGATAAACAGCTTCAGGTGAGAGCTGCATGCAACCCTGAAGTGTTTAAAGTGAATCCTGGCCGAACAGATATTGTTGAGCATGACATTGTCATTAAAGAGGGTGTCTCAGTAAAGCGTTTGAGCTACAGGATCCCTGAACGTCTGCTGACATCCCTGAAGAAGGAAATTGACCTCATGTTGTCCTTGGGGATCATCGAGCCATCAAAGAGTGAGTGGTGTAATCCGGTGGTCCTGGTGCCAAAGAAGGATGAAAGCATGAGGTTCTGTATAGACTTCAGGTACCTAAACTCAATATCACTGTTTGACTCATACCCTACGCCACGCATTGATGATTTGCTGGAACGGCTGGGGAAGGCAAAGTACTTGACCACACTTGACCTGTGCAAGGGATATTGGCAGGTGCCACTCACGGAGCGATCAAAGAAGTTGACTGCCTTTCGAACACCTTGGGGTCTCTTCCAATTTACAGTGATGCCATTCGGGCTGCATGGGGCTCCAGCAACCTTTCAGAGGTTAATGGATCAGGTACTATGTGGTCTCTCAGACTTTGCATCTGCATATCTTGATGATATTGTCATCTACAGCACCACATGGGAGGAACACTTGGAACATCTGCATGCTGTCTTCGACCGTCTTGGTGCTGCTGGGTTGACGGTGAACCCCTCTAAGTGTGTTTTTGCCTCTGCTGAGACTGCATACCTGGGCCATGTGATTGGGAATGGGGTGATCAAGCCTCAGGTCAGTAAGATCCAAGCCATTGAGTCTTGTCCTCTCCCACAGACAAGGAAGCAACTAAGATCTTTTTTGGGCATGGCAGGCTTTTATCGTCGGTTCATACCACAATTCTCCACCAGGGCAGCTCCACTAACTGACTTGATAGGCATCAAGTGTCCTAATCAGATTAACTGGACAGAGGAGGCTATAGTAGCTTTCAAGGACATCAGTCAATCACTGAGTAGTGAACCAGTTTTGTACAGTCCAGACTTTAATGAGCCCTTTTTCCTTCAAACTGATGCATCTCATAGGGGTCTGGGAGCAGTGCTACTTCAAGGTTTGGAAGGAGAACGTCATCCTGTTGCTTATATCAGCCGAAAGCTGTTCCCAAGAGAGGTTCGGTATTCAACAGTGGAAAAGGAGGCCCTTGCCATCAAGTGGGCCCTTGATTCCTTCAGGTACTACCTTCTTGGAAGAGAATTCACTCTGGAGACGGATCACAGTGCACTTCAGTGGATGGAAAAGATGAAAGATAAGAACGGAAGAATCACAAGATGGTACCTTGCTCTGCAACCGTTTCGGTTTGTCATCAAGCACATCCCTGGGAAGAACAACGTTACCGCCGACTTCCTCTCTCGCTGTACCAGCGAGAGTCCTGAAGAGGGGGGGTGTGTGATGGCATCAGCCACACAGGG TTACCTGGGTTTGGGCGGTGGCTGTTTCCTGTCTGGGCAAAAGGCGTGGCTGAGGACTCTGGGGACAAAATGCCTGCTCAGCAGGACCAACCATGGGCTTACCAGGAACAGGGGTGTTTTAGGTTTAGTCAGGTTATTCTGTGCTTAG
- the LOC102076140 gene encoding uncharacterized protein LOC102076140 isoform X3 — MHRGGKVEKKKGVTVQKEADAEEEIGASEMVESTEVEEREPSLSDLMSILQAHMGQQEAREARQEEVTARQEQKFKALQHQFQLLQLEVQSRTSPVPELPLPTTESSESRELPNISCSPHAQAESSQSLSGQFSLHEPRLEKLTDSDDIEHFLTTFERIALAYRWEKPDWVFRLIPLLTGKARGAYVHMDIDDSLSYDKVKAAILSKYDVNPETYRQRFRSLEVRPDENPKELYARLKDLYGKWIQPKGKTNQEIGEIIILEQYLRMLSPELQVWIREHNPSSAAKAAELAEVFVAARKKGQPWTCNANKMPKEGPKSAQMYHQRPVSADKTPVGENQFAGRPLKNSKKIFCYLCGLEGHTKPMCPKTSAKMVQMCFMPRLHAEHGLQCDQTVKMIQIEANGTTLRALLDSGSSHTLIHRDFVPPNIVRVSDTIPICCVHGDEKMYSTADMYIKVNGQTYLLNVGVVDNLPYSAILGRDFPVLFDLLESDQNHQCNVAVTRAQAQKSNETSEVFSALPFFNEEWEAAPGKPRKSRRQRRQEKFQHTIVHPEMHTDPDLPLGFQIPGNIIELQKTDPSLASCFQRAVDKDQVEEVGINKSDYVLQNGILYHQVGSLLKLVVPQEVREMVLNLGHSIPWAGHLGKHKTTARIKQHFFWPGLHRDVAYFCKSCPQCQMTSSKVPSKAPLQPLPIIGTPFERLGMDIVGPVEKSKSGNRYMLVITDYATKYPEVFPLKSIKAKSVAFCLVQLFARVGFPQEILTDQGSNFMSNLLKQVYKLLGIRSLRTTPYHPQTDGLTERFNQTLKQMLRKVVDENGADWDQWLPYLLFAYREVPQASTGFSPFELLYGYEVQGPLALLRNIWEGGKEKTDSVNIVSYVVQMRERLQKMSELAQSNMTKIQQKQKFWYDRAARQRSFSPGQKVLVLLPTDNNKLLAKWQGPFEVQKKLGSTTYQVFIPGKPRSGRVLHINLLKEWAQRPEKTAEVMLIRGVPEEEEVGEQYLPSADVVNFDLSHLPDDKQLQVRAACNPEVFKVNPGRTDIVEHDIVIKEGVSVKRLSYRIPERLLTSLKKEIDLMLSLGIIEPSKSEWCNPVVLVPKKDESMRFCIDFRYLNSISLFDSYPTPRIDDLLERLGKAKYLTTLDLCKGYWQVPLTERSKKLTAFRTPWGLFQFTVMPFGLHGAPATFQRLMDQVLCGLSDFASAYLDDIVIYSTTWEEHLEHLHAVFDRLGAAGLTVNPSKCVFASAETAYLGHVIGNGVIKPQGSGSSATSRFGRRTSSCCLYQPKAVPKRGSVFNSGKGGPCHQVGP, encoded by the exons atgcaTCGGGGAGGAAAAgtggaaaagaagaaaggagTAACTGTTCAGAAGGAAGCTGATGCTGAGGAGGAAATTGGAGCCTCTGAAATGGTGGAGAGCACTGAGGTTGAAGAAAGGGAGCCATCTCTGTCGGATCTGATGTCAATATTGCAAGCTCATATGGGTCAACAGGAGGCTCGGGAAGCAAGGCAGGAAGAGGTAACTGCACGACAAGAACAAAAATTCAAAGCATTGCAACATCAGTTCCAGCTTTTACAGTTAGAGGTGCAGTCCCGGACATCACCAGTACCTGAGCTACCATTACCTACCACAGAGTCATCAGAGTCAAGGGAGCTACCTAACATTTCTTGTTCTCCTCATGCTCAAGCTGAATCCAGTCAGTCATTATCAGGTCAGTTTTCATTGCATGAACCCAGACTGGAAAAGTTGACTGATAGTGATGATATTGAGCATTTTTTGACCACATTTGAACGCATTGCCTTAGCATATCGTTGGGAAAAACCAGACTGGGTTTTTCGTTTAATACCACTGCTAACGGGCAAGGCAAGAGGGGCATACGTTCATATGGATATTGATGACTCTCTCAGCTATGACAAAGTTAAAGCTGCAATTTTGTCTAAGTATGATGTTAACCCTGAGACCTACAGGCAGCGATTTCGTTCACTTGAAGTCAGGCCTGATGAGAACCCTAAGGAATTGTATGCTCGACTTAAAGATCTGTACGGAAAATGGATTCAACCAAAAGGTAAAACGAACCAAGAAATTGGTGAAATAATCATCCTTGAACAATATTTGAGAATGTTGTCCCCTGAGCTACAGGTTTGGATTCGAGAGCACAATCCGTCTTCTGCAGCGAAGGCAGCTGAGCTGGCAGAAGTGTTTGTAGCTGCCAGGAAGAAAGGACAACCTTGGACCTGTAATGCAAATAAAATGCCAAAGGAAGGCCCCAAATCAGCCCAGATGTATCATCAGAGGCCAGTGTCAGCTGATAAAACTCCTGTGGGTGAGAACCAGTTTGCTGGCCGACCATTAAAAAATtcaaaaaagattttttgttaCCTCTGTGGGTTAGAGGGCCACACAAAGCCAATGTGCCCAAAAACTTCAGCTAAGATGGTTCAAATGTGTTTCATGCCACGTCTACATGCTGAACATGGGCTCCAGTGTGACCAGACTGTTAAAATGATACAAATTGAAGCTAATGGAACAACTTTAAGAGCTTTACTTGATTCTGGCAGTTCTCATACACTGATACACAGAGATTTTGTGCCCCCCAATATTGTCCGTGTTAGTGATACCATCCCCATTTGTTGTGTGCATGGAGATGAGAAGATGTACTCAACAGCTGACATGTACATTAAGGTGAATGGACAGACTTACCTTTTAAATGTTGGGGTGGTTGATAACCTGCCTTATTCAGCTATTCTGGGACGAGATTTTCCAGTGCTTTTTGATTTATTGGAGTCAGACCAGAATCATCAATGCAATGTGGCTGTTACTAGAGCCCAAGCtcaaaaatcaaatgaaaccTCAGAAGTTTTCAGTGCCTTGCCATTTTTTAATGAGGAATGGGAAGCCGCACCTGGGAAACCTCGGAAAAGTCGCAGACAGAGGAGACAGGAGAAGTTCCAGCATACTATAGTACACCCAGAAATGCATACTGACCCAGACTTGCCTTTGGGATTTCAAATTCCTGGCAATATAATAGAATTGCAAAAAACTGATCCTAGTTTAGCTTCCTGTTTTCAGCGAGCGGTAGACAAGGACCAAGTGGAGGAGGTAGGCATTAACAAAAGTGACTATGTCTTGCAAAATGGCATACTTTACCATCAGGTGGGCTCACTTCTGAAGCTAGTGGTTCCCCAAGAAGTTAGAGAAATGGTGCTTAATTTGGGACACTCTATTCCCTGGGCTGGCCACCTGGGTAAGCACAAAACCACAGCTCGcattaaacaacattttttctgGCCTGGCCTCCATAGAGATGTAGCCTACTTCTGTAAGAGCTGTCCTCAGTGCCAAATGACCTCCTCCAAAGTTCCTTCCAAAGCTCCACTCCAACCACTGCCTATTATTGGTACCCCATTTGAGCGCCTCGGAATGGATATTGTTGGACCCGTTGAGAAGAGTAAGTCAGGGAATCGCTATATGCTTGTAATCACTGATTATGCAACTAAATATCCAGAGGTCTTCCCACTGAAATCCATCAAGGCAAAATCAGTAGCCTTCTGCCTTGTACAGCTCTTCGCAAGAGTAGGGTTCCCACAGGAAATACTGACTGATCAGGGGAGTAACTTCATGTCCAACTTATTAAAACAGGTGTACAAGCTGCTGGGCATTAGAAGCCTGAGGACCACCCCATACCATCCTCAGACTGATGGGCTAACAGAACGGTTCAATCAGACTCTGAAGCAGATGCTCCGAAAGGTGGTGGATGAGAATGGTGCTGATTGGGATCAGTGGCTTCCTTATCTTCTCTTTGCCTACAGGGAAGTGCCACAAGCCTCCACTGGTTTCTCTCCGTTCGAACTTTTGTATGGGTATGAGGTACAAGGACCTCTAGCCCTGTTAAGAAACATCTGGGAGGGAGGCAAGGAAAAGACAGACTCTGTTAACATTGTTTCCTATGTTGTACAGATGAGGGAGCGACTGCAGAAAATGAGTGAGCTTGCTCAGTCAAATATGACCAAAATCCAGCAGAAGCAGAAGTTTTGGTATGACCGAGCAGCTCGTCAGAGGTCTTTTAGTCCTGGACAAAAGGTGTTGGTGCTCCTTCCCACTGACAACAACAAGCTATTGGCTAAGTGGCAAGGGCCCTTTGAGGTTCAGAAGAAATTGGGGTCCACTACTTACCAAGTGTTCATCCCTGGGAAGCCACGCTCCGGTAGGGTTCTGCACATAAATCTTTTGAAGGAATGGGCGCAGCGCCCTGAAAAGACAGCAGAAGTGATGCTCATAAGGGGTGTGCCAGAGGAAGAAGAGGTTGGTGAGCAATACTTGCCTTCTGCTGATGTGGTAAATTTCGACCTTAGTCATCTGCCAGATGATAAACAGCTTCAGGTGAGAGCTGCATGCAACCCTGAAGTGTTTAAAGTGAATCCTGGCCGAACAGATATTGTTGAGCATGACATTGTCATTAAAGAGGGTGTCTCAGTAAAGCGTTTGAGCTACAGGATCCCTGAACGTCTGCTGACATCCCTGAAGAAGGAAATTGACCTCATGTTGTCCTTGGGGATCATCGAGCCATCAAAGAGTGAGTGGTGTAATCCGGTGGTCCTGGTGCCAAAGAAGGATGAAAGCATGAGGTTCTGTATAGACTTCAGGTACCTAAACTCAATATCACTGTTTGACTCATACCCTACGCCACGCATTGATGATTTGCTGGAACGGCTGGGGAAGGCAAAGTACTTGACCACACTTGACCTGTGCAAGGGATATTGGCAGGTGCCACTCACGGAGCGATCAAAGAAGTTGACTGCCTTTCGAACACCTTGGGGTCTCTTCCAATTTACAGTGATGCCATTCGGGCTGCATGGGGCTCCAGCAACCTTTCAGAGGTTAATGGATCAGGTACTATGTGGTCTCTCAGACTTTGCATCTGCATATCTTGATGATATTGTCATCTACAGCACCACATGGGAGGAACACTTGGAACATCTGCATGCTGTCTTCGACCGTCTTGGTGCTGCTGGGTTGACGGTGAACCCCTCTAAGTGTGTTTTTGCCTCTGCTGAGACTGCATACCTGGGCCATGTGATTGGGAATGGGGTGATCAAGCCTCAG GGGTCTGGGAGCAGTGCTACTTCAAGGTTTGGAAGGAGAACGTCATCCTGTTGCTTATATCAGCCGAAAGCTGTTCCCAAGAGAGGTTCGGTATTCAACAGTGGAAAAGGAGGCCCTTGCCATCAAGTGGGCCCTTGA